In the Hordeum vulgare subsp. vulgare chromosome 7H, MorexV3_pseudomolecules_assembly, whole genome shotgun sequence genome, one interval contains:
- the LOC123406979 gene encoding guanosine nucleotide diphosphate dissociation inhibitor 1-like, translated as MLNPEWARPRRRSAAGTGLDPVSIRLRERCQISSPLTKVLHMDRNDYYGGDSTSLNLNQLWKKFRGEDKPPAHLGASRDYNVDMVPKVWHAPFD; from the exons ATGCTCAACCCAGAGTGGGCTCGACCCCGGCGGCGATCTGCAGCAGGGACCGGGCTCGATCCCGTTTCGATTCGACTCAGGGAGAGGTGCCAGATCTCGTCACCGCTGACTAAG GTTTTGCACATGGATAGAAATGACTACTATGGAGGAGATTCCACCTCCCTCAACTTGAACCAG CTCTGGAAGAAGTTTAGGGGGGAAGATAAACCACCGGCGCATTTAGGCGCCAGCAGAGACTACAATGTAGACATGGTTCCAAAGGTGTGGCATGCCCCTTTTGATTAA